A window from Thunnus albacares chromosome 19, fThuAlb1.1, whole genome shotgun sequence encodes these proteins:
- the e2f3 gene encoding transcription factor E2F3, whose protein sequence is MAIGRLQLRQHSSVDNTAACSENSSTVRTLSSSACLNKTVRFSEPTGTGQRSNRERAQAKRRLEPEAGDPQELQDGGKTAKAKKPSLSHTGGKTSAPNSIARKSLFERSRYDTSLGFLTQRFAELLSRSANGVLDLNVAAQELNAPKRRVYDVTNVLEGIQLIKKKSKNYIEWLGGQINVPGDQELTALIEEERKLDELIQSCKWQVHQMCEDRHSRRFAYLTYEDVQTIPSLKEQTVIVIKAPAETKLEVPHPGESLQVHLSSTQGPIEVFLCSDDPIPMEATDGSVANDSQSNSSTNGNNSVSPSFVQVSSKDYANHTSDVNSISSPLSQLTQHSSPVTVTPVSPLPTSLQSPSEDQQSFVTLTPPLAFSLDGEEYVLSLAEDEGITDLFSSVDLGHLPMDMPLL, encoded by the exons ATGGCCATTGGTCGGCTACAGCTACGTCAACAC AGCTCTGTCGATAATACCGCAGCTTGTTCCGAGAACAGCTCGACCGTCCGGACCCTCAGTTCCTCGGCCTGCCTGAACAAGACCGTCCGGTTCTCCGAGCCGACCGGGACCGGCCAGAGATCTAACCGCGAACGAGCTCAG GCAAAGAGAAGGCTGGAGCCGGAAGCCGGTGACCCCCAGGAACTTCAGGATGGTGGCAAGACCGCCAAAGCCAAGAAGCCCTCTCTGTCCCACACAGGAGGAAAGA CTTCCGCCCCCAATTCCATAGCGCGTAAGTCCCTGTTCGAGAGGTCGCGCTATGACACCTCGCTCGGGTTCTTGACGCAGAGGTTTGCGGAACTGCTTAGCCGATCTGCTAACGGGGTGTTGGACCTAAACGTAGCGGCCCAGGAGCTCAATGCTCCCAAGAGACGCGTCTACGATGTCACTAATGTCCTGGAGGGGATCCAGCTCATCAAAAAGAAGTCTAAAAACTACATTGAGTGGTT gggTGGTCAAATTAATGTACCCGGAGATCAAGAGCTAACAGCTCTCatagaagaggagaggaagctgGATGAGTTGATCCAAAGTTGTAAGTGGCAGGTTCACCAGATGTGTGAAGACCGCCACAGTCGCAG ATTTGCCTATTTGACCTACGAGGATGTTCAAACAATTCCCAGCTTGAAAGAACAGACTGTGATTGTGATCAAAGCCCCAGCAGAGACGAAACTGGAGGTGCCACACCCAGGAGAG AGCCTCCAGGTCCACCTCAGCAGCACTCAGGGGCCAATTGAGGTGTTCCTCTGCTCTGATGACCCCATCCCTATGGAGGCCACAGATGGCTCTGTGGCCAATGACAGCCAGTCTAATTCGTCCACCAATGGGAACAACTCTGTATCCCCCTCGTTTGTCCAGGTGTCTTCCAAAG ACTATGCTAACCATACTTCGGATGTAAATAGTATCTCCAGTCCGCTTTCCCAGCTGACACAACACTCATCACCGGTTACTGTCACCCCTGTGTCTCCCCTGCCCACCTCCCTCCAATCCCCCTCTGAAGACCAGCAGAGCTTTGTTACCCTCACTCCACCTCTGGCCTTTTCTCTTGATGGAGAAGAGTACGTCCTGAGCTTGGCTGAGGATGAGGGCATCACTGACCTCTTCTCCTCTGTTGACCTTGGCCATTTGCCCATGGACATGCCCCTTCTCTGA
- the srfbp1 gene encoding serum response factor-binding protein 1, which translates to MIYTMDKVEKMLSLAEEEEVEEVEEEEEEAEEEEDGSDKEAESGDNEEKEEEAMPQTADKTEKKTPLPVQPKDKKQTGVLNLNNEVVKMRKEVKRLRALTSRKLTRQIAALKKKKGKETDIERNQRRAARLLEEIHAMKTLSPDLVTKTALQKNLNFEQVCKNPKSTISDRAVARIATHPQFSKKIEDIKAAVNAFKEERMKELNQRDIKGKVQNQDGKMTLQSPVRGERKREEEEEEEEDSAVEQKEMADNEEGDGPLKNTKDVTIAKPEKDMGKKTLSADAGDDQKKKMLETKSERPASAKNSQVKDVEKNKPQSQTAEKKPNLSPEVLQTKKDEEESDLEESDDEEKEYFDDSTEERFHKQSSQSEESDGDDDFFLGKVSKFKKKKKSVEGEEKKHEVKELSTEKLKASDQVQSELDELEARLKSKATKLQSVFCSSLSKSKSSRGGGAGRGGDKFRGQGKQKAGSGLNRDFSKQSKFQKQDNGAAGDSGGRHESQERGFASAGRGRGRGRGRGRGDGTRQNDRRGGGVFSQQAPQQALHPSWEASKKRKEQQGQILAFQGKKIKFDDDD; encoded by the exons ATGATATATACCATGGACAAGGTAGAGAAAATGCTGTCGTTagctgaggaagaagaggtggaagaagtggaggaagaggaagaagaagcagaagaagaggaagatggaagTGACAAAGAAGCAGAAAGCGGGGATaatgaggaaaaagaagaagaagcaatgCCACAGACCGcagataaaactgagaaaaagactCCGTTGCCTGTTCAACCTAAAGACAAAAAGCAGACCGGGGTCCTGAACCTCAACAATGAGGTGGTGAAGATGAGAAAAGAAGTGAAGAGGCTGAGGGCTCTGACCAGCAGGAAGCTGACACGTCAGATTGCTgccctgaagaagaagaaggggaaagAGACGGATATTGAGAGGAACCAGAGGAGAGCTGCCAGACTGCTGGAGGAGATCCATGCGATGAAGACTCTCTCACCAGACCTG GTGACCAAGACCGCCTTACAGAAGAATCTCAACTTTGAACAGGTGTGTAAAAACCCCAAGTCAACTATCTCTGACCGGGCTGTAGCACGCATCGCCACCCACCCTCAGTTCAGCAAGAAGATTGAGGACATCAAGGCTGCTGTGAATGCCTTCAAAGAGGAGAGAATGAAGGAACTAAATCAGAGAGATATAAAGGGAAAGGTGCAAAATCAAGATGGAAAAATGACTTTGCAGTCACCAGTcaggggagaaagaaagagagaggaggaggaggaggaggaggaggacagtgCAGTGGAGCAGAAGGAAATGGCAGACAATGAGGAAGGAGATGGCCctctcaaaaacacaaaagatgtAACTATTGCTAAACCTGAAAAAgacatggggaaaaaaactctTTCAGCTGATGCTGGTGatgatcaaaagaaaaaaatgctagAGACTAAGAGTGAGAGACCAGCGTCAGCAAAAAATAGTCAAGTAAAGGATGTTGagaaaaataaaccacaaaGTCAAACTGCAGAAAAGAAACCCAATCTGAGTCCTGAGGTGCTTCAGACAAAGAAAGATGAGGAAGAGAGTGATTTAGAGGAGTCAGACGATGAAGAGAAAGAGTACTTTGATGACAGCACAGAGGAACGTTTCCACAAGCAGTCGTCCCAGTCAGAGGAGAGCGACGGCGATGATGACTTCTTTTTGGGAAAAGTGAGCAAAttcaagaaaaagaagaaaagtgtaGAAGGGGAGGAGAAGAAGCATGAAGTGAAAGAGCTTtcaacagaaaaactgaaagctTCAGACCAGGTCCAGAGTGAACTCGATGAGCTCGAGGCCAGGCTGAAGTCTAAAGCGACCAAGCTTCagtctgttttctgttcttcCTTGTCTAAATCTAAGTCCAGTAGGGGTGGAGGTGCAGGCAGAGGTGGGGATAAATTTAGGGGCCAAGGGAAACAGAAGGCTGGCAGTGGTCTAAATAGAGATTTTAGCAAACAATCCAAGTTCCAAAAGCAGGATAATGGTGCAGCAGGAGATTCAGGTGGACGTCATGAGTCGCAGGAGAGGGGCTTCGCCTCGGCTGGCAGAGGGAGGGGGCGAGGGAGGGGGCGAGGGCGAGGTGATGGTACAAGACAGAACGATCGTAGGGGTGGAGGTGTCTTTTCCCAACAAGCACCACAACAGGCACTGCATCCATCCTGGGAGGCCagtaagaaaagaaaggagCAGCAAGGACAGATTCTGGCCTTCCAAGGGAAGAAGATCAAGTTTGACGATGATGACTGA